In Glycine soja cultivar W05 chromosome 10, ASM419377v2, whole genome shotgun sequence, the genomic stretch catGTCGGTTATATTTATCTACTTATCCATGGTAACCTGCATGTAACaattataattacatttatttaaagCAAATGGAATCCAACAAAACGTaacaaaaaacttatataccatggataatccatcaacaagtagggatcgctttaattcctcaaatctatCTATGCCACCAAGCAAGTTGATATACTCATCAGACCATTttccaagttctttaagcaaataGTTGCGCACCAAACACCATGAATCTTCACTTATACCTAATAAGGCAGCAATTGCACGATATCCATAGTTACCATAagctttgacatcaacaatatttttaatgaaatcatgaatgcatggatgaaattgatccaacatcggcatGATCCTTCTTGGAATTGCTTGCTCGGATGATGATACACTACGTTTGACTGaagaattattattttgcaCAGAATGTaatgcatcaacatactcccagtaagacggatcacgctttgttgaTCTTTGATGTTTGGTCATCAGTTTCTTCTGAGCATATTTTGTTTTCACCTTTTCTGGAGGAGGACAGATAGAGTTTAGATCAGGGTAGGAAATTTCCCAaagtttactctttagagtaagtttgccacaaacatcaagctTTTCAAACCTCTTAGATATGGTTTCCATCTCTTTGGTCATGCTGACTTCGAgctcagataacccttggtATGAGAAACTTAGCCTccgccaaaacatatggattgtgtCAAGTGGTATGCTACCAACAACATATCTAACTAGCTCACATACACATGAAAGACCCTGAGTAGTTCTCATGATATATCCATAACGAGAAGGGTTTTTTCCAGCCTAATGTACACGTTCAAACTCAACAACAATCTGGTTTAAAACATACCTTGATACCATGTCAAGTAGTTGTCTCTTGTATAaagtaactttaaaaacatgcCCAACCACATATgtacttgtctcaaaagatgccTTAATTCTAGTGTGTTGTAGCATGATCAGGTTGTTCATAgcttcccaaacactacataggtctccaaggctattatGTAGTAGTCTCTTTAAGGCCCAATGAGTAAACTCAACCTTGTATATAAATACACAAGCAAGTAAACaaacacaattatttttatccattcaATCTTAAAccctaacaacaacaaaaatttacaattttcatacctgttagttgttgtgttttctaagtgcatcaccttatttttCCAAGCTTTAACAAATCTTTCTTTGTAGGGAATCAACCATGTTTGGTTGATGttgtcaacaaacattggccatgGTAAGCAAGtaatttcaaacttcttaagaCACTCATCAAACTCTTGCTCAAAAGGACAATCCACCAAACTCTCCCAGGCTTCCATGACATAAtcctatgcattttttttaccaaccaGAGTTTTACACTTTGTCTTGACATTCTTATCAATGTGAAACTGACACAACAAATTGGTAGCTTCAGGGAATAcaattttcactgcattcattaATGTTATATCTCTATCGGTAACAATAACTACAGGGAGTGCATCACTTATGAGGAAATGACCTCAAAACCATTGTAGAGCCCAAACAACATCATTTAGAGGTTCTCCTTCCAAATAGGCAAAAAGAGGAGATAATGTCTTCCTTgttggtgtcacaccaacaatATCAAGTAACTACAACCTGTAcctttttgttttgtaggtactatctattaaaaatattaaattacaggCATTGATTAATTTGACTGCATTAGAATGACTCCAAGATGTCACGTACAACATCTCCATCCTTCAAtttatgccaatgaatatactaaTCACGTTCAAGAAGCTCCATTAGTTATTGCATTTCACAATTACTGTCTCTTATGAAAGAACAATAAACATTttttgcattgtatatttgctTGATTGTTGTATAACTATTGGCATTGTGCTCACGTTAGAAGAATATTTGttggtttcaccattgactatgtcatatcaataacaatgatcttctcatccttagtcaTTCGGTCATCATATGGATGTCTAACTAATGACTTgaccaattcatgattgtgacttccacacattaacttcaccatccatcgTTTGCCTCCCACCACTAGTTTCGCACGCAGCTTAAACAAACACCTACATTTTCTACTTCCAGTAACTATTCTTACCAAATCTTTCTTCTTGGCCCTATActgaccactcctttcacaaccaattaaaataaatgaggcACTTCTTCTAATACCATTATTTGTGTCTAACCTCATAATCACCGCCACAAAACCAATTTCATAAGCAATAGATCGAGCCCAATGTAGAACATCATCACGAGTGGCAAACACCTACAATCTAATCGATGGAAGTTTAGTCTTTAAGGGACATTCATTTACTTACTTTAATAAcgaaaaatcataataataccTGACAAGTATTTAACGCAtcagaacaatcaacatgttgtTAATTCACATCAGcttcatcttcattttgttcatttatatcaacttcttcagacattataCTGTCATACATCCATTGATCTTCTTCCATCTAAACAAAACATTCAAAAATTTCAATGACAAACAAAAAACCCCTAACCACACCATAATTATATTATCACacaatttttgcattttttattgcatttaataatttaatacattaaatttagaaggacaaaaaaaattatgttcaaacgactaaattaaattaaaagtataaattattttaacattcatatcactttcaaactatacaaACTACAACTTTCAAGTGAATATTCAATCTATATctatttaatagttttttaattaataattctaattttatttaattacacaataaaacatttttaaaaattaaaaacaaattaaaaggaacttacggattggcaatccgtaaggttctcaCGGATTACTAATTCGTAAGTTATATATAACTTACGGATTATCAATCCATAAATTGTATACAACTTAAGGATTATCAATCCGTAACTTTAGCACGAAAAAACCATATCAAACACCTTACCTCTACCGTTAATGGCCAAACCAACCACCACTACAACCATCACTTGTCCACGAACCACCGTAAACAATGCACCTCTATCAAAGAGAACACAACAATGAACAAGCAACTCGAACCGGAACACCTCTCACGACACAACGAAGGTGAAGGAAAAAATAACAAGCTCGTGTGAACAAATGTTAAAAAACAAAGTGCTGAAGAAGTTATAAGGTAGGGGTATAAtgggaatttaaaaaaattgttgggtgTACCAGCAATTCTGCTGGTGTCTAAAGCAATTTCTCTACAACTTTTACATTTGAATCTTCctaaagaaaattcaaaatcaaggcccaaaatgcaaaaaaaataaatgctttTTGTTATGtcaaattatttgtaattttattttaattattggtcAAAACAATTATGGGCCGGGAAGGGCTTAAGAGGCCCATGCGAGAGTAAAATAGGGAGGGAGGGGTTGGTTTGGGTGGAGAGAAAGCGAAATGACACGAAGCATCAGAGTCAACATCACATGTTTGCGTTTCACTCCACAATTCACATAGCTCCTTCATCTCATGCACAAAACTACCCTCCCATGTGGGGGCACAGACACATCATCACATCCACCACCGCCACAGCCGCAGATACTATCCAACCCCAAAAACGACGTCGTTTTCCCCCCGACCCTCGAACCCTACCACCTCCACCGCCGCGGCCATGAGCCCCCTTCGTGCATGGTGACCcgcgccgccgccgccgcctccTCGTGGCTGCGCCACCGCCGGATCCGGTACTTTTTCCTCGTCCTCTGCTCGCCACTCCTCCTCCTCGTCGTCTGTGCCGCGTTGCCCTTCCTCTGCGCCGCCGAGCTCTGCCTCCGTCGCCGCGGCAGCCTCTGGGGGAAGCTCCTCCGTCGCGGTGACGCCGCCGATCGCCTCCGCCGCTGCGAGGAAGGGTGCTGCGAAGAGGAGCGGGAGGAGGAGAAGGGGCTGTTGCATCGCTACCTCGAAGATCAGCTTCTTCTCGTTGGATCCATGTACGAGTGTggcgaggaagaagaagaagaagattctaGAAAGGTTGAAGATATTGAAAGGATAGGTAGTAGCAGTAGTAGAATCCCTCTATTGAGATGATCGGAGAAaaaaccctttcttttatttttttatgacttttgtGTACATAGATGTCTAattttttatgcttgatttttttttatagaagaaaaaaaaactggatTGAGGTTTCTGGGTACTACTAGTTGGCAGCAGGTTGCAACGCtgttcttagttttttttttatttaaatttttaactgtTTTCATAATTTCCTTCAATTGAACGTCGAAAAGCGTTAGTTATCAAGGattgaataacaatttttttgatGCTTTATctgttttacttttatattttccttCAATTGAATGACAGAAAGTGTTAGCTATCTAGGATTGGGTAACTTAATTGTTTATACCATTAATGCCAATGGCTAAAGATAGAGTGGCGTGGAAAAAATCTCATGTCACTTGCTTTCAAATTTGTGGTTTTCGattattcacaaaaaaatagcacaaaataaaagaatagacAAAGGAAAGGATGTATTGGGCAATTGAGATGAAATACTATAAATTAATGGATTCTGCGTAATTGAGGTAACggtattgaaattgaaataggaTATGGTGGACCGTTTAGGTTATAAAATAGGCCAAGTGGAAAAAGTTCTTCAAgagttgaattaaattaaacttaagaGGATCCACGCGCCTCACGCTTCGTTGGCTAACGTGTTTGCTTGTAACTTTTTgcttctgtttttttattttatttgtatgcttatttaatttataaattttataaaatcttacATATAAGAGATTATATATAAAGTGTTATGAAAATATAAACTCGGAGAAGAGAATATAGAGAAGGGAGAATAGAATAATTTTCTTGTGTATTCTCAGTATCTCACCAAGAAGTAACTTGTACAAAATGCAACTTAAatgttacaaaattatttaaggcTATAAAGGAGTAATGAATAGAAAAGGTAATGAACAACCACTATAACAATTATTCATAACATTTTCTTGTGGATGTTGATGTTTTTTAGAAGGTGCCAATAAAacttaattagaaaaattatgTGGGATAAAAATTTAGCGATGGAAATAgagtatattatttttcaatacgTTATCATTTGTCTCATTAAAAATCTTGTCAAAAAAATTTACTGAGAAAAAATCACggtgaagagaaaaaagactACAATATTTATCTCCATCATGTAAACCGTTATCTTTAATATGGCAAAGTTCAATGTTGTGAACCAGATGTTCAAAAGTTTTCCTTAACAAAGACTTTGTAAAGAGATATGTTAGATTTTCACTTGAAAGAACATGTTGAATGCTTATATATCACCATTCCTTTGAAAATCACCAATGAAAATGAATTCTGAAAGAatatgctttattttattttcttattgtaTCCCTCTTTCAATCTGAGCAATACATGTAACATTGTCTTCATATATGATCATTGGTGATGCCATTTTTCCTAAAGATAAACCACAAGTTTCTCGTACATACAAAGTTAACCTAACACATTCACAACTTGTTTCATGTAAAGCTAAAAATTCCACATGATTAGATGACGTTGTTATGGTTTGTTTCACATGTCGCCATGAAAATAGTTGTATCATCGCATGCAAACAAATATCCTATTTTTTATCTACCATTATGAGGATATGACAAATAACCTTCATTTGCATAACCAATTAGTTCTAACTTTGAAACATTTGAATAAAACAAGCCCATATTCACAATACcattaagattttgaagtatgtGTTTCACTCCATTTCAATGTCTTCTTGTAGGTGAAGAACTATATCCTGCTAATGAATTTACAACAAATATCAAGTCATGTATAATTAACAAGATACACTAGTGCTCCTATAACACTAAGATATGGTACTTCAGGACCAAGTagttcttcatctttttcttgaggTCTAAAAGGATCTTTATCCACATCTAAAGCGCATAACAAATGTGATTTGTCCATATAAAACCTTTTAAGCACCATCATTATATAAGTCTCTTGATGCACAAAAACACCTTTATTAAAATACTCTATGTAATCCCAAGCAAACTTTGTCCTTCCTAAATCCTTCATCTCAAATTCTTTCTTTAAGCAATCAATGTTAGATCTGGATAGTCCATTATCACAACTAGAAGATCCATCCTTgctcatgattttgatgattataAAGATATAAGTTGTTGATAGACTAATGAACTATTATTAAGTGAAATGTGACTTACTACATATGAGCAAATAGGCTAATTATTTCCTATCCTAAAGCTCTTATTAGTTTGCGCCCAAAGCCTTGTTATTGACTAGCATCCACTATATTGTGAAAGCtagttttatacatttttttttacataaactattttatattgACGTCCAACCATATACTAGATTTGTGTTAGCTACAACGGGAAGTGCACGAAGTTAACTTTTGCAAATTCATTTTTGCCTCTCTTAATTTGAATTGTTAATGTTTGAAGTATGAAAAgacaaaatataatgaaatagaAGCATTCACAACAATATTCCTCAGAGGTCTTTTTCGTTGAAGAGAAGAACACATGCAATTGTCTGTACTTTTTATTCCTTCTCTCTCCACAAGAACGCGACAAATTGCAAATTGTTAGACAATGATCACCTTAAGACAAGCACTATTCCCATAATGGATCTCTTCCTTGAAGGTGTTAAGTCTGGACACATTCCATTGCCTACTGGACGCTCCATCCTTGCCCTTGGTTTTAATGATTacaaatgtataaattattgatggaCTAATGAGTTAATCTAAAGTGATGACCTATTACATAAAGAACACACTTAGTATTATTTCTTATCTTACAACTCTTATTAGTACGTGTCCAACCACAAGTGGAGAACTACTTTATTAATGAATTATATTTAGTGTCCAACGCActattaattaatcaatgtCCACTTATTGTGAAAATTAGTGTCTATACACTAAGTTGTGTTATTTGTGTCCAATGAACATAATCACttacacattttattttatacaatatatataagtgaCATTGAAAGTCAGTGTTAGTTACAAAGGGAAGTGCACAAACTCtactttttcaatttcatttttgtctctctttatttgaattgctaacatttaaatttaaggaAGGACAAATAGAAGAGAATAGGaggaattaaaagaaatattcatCATGATTCGTTTTCGACAAGGAAGAGAAGCACATGCAATTATCTAACTATATTCCTTCTCTCTCCGACCAGAGCGTGACACATGGCATTACTTGCAGTTGTGAGACAACGGTCATATAAAGAGACCAATACTAATCTCGTAATAGATCCTTCGTTGAAGTCTATAAAAGACGACTCAAGTTCTGCATTTCAATAAAGaagtaattaagaaaaaaacaagcAAGAGAACTTTGAAGTGAAACTCTATCAAAATCAATGGATGATATACTCTACACTTAAATAGTTCATCATTTACCTAACAAAGTTAATCCATGTATTCAAAGGTAATTTTTTATCTACTATATTGAGTGATTTGAATTGttatattcatttaaatttttgtttgtaaAAATCAAGAGTAAATAATTTGGATTAAACCGAAATTGAACtggttcaatattttttttaaatattaaaaaaatataaaatagtataataGAGTATACAAGGTGCCGGAGGTACCCAACCGAGCAACAAAGGCTCGTTGCCACTCACAATATACCCTCTACCTAACTACCCACAGAAAGTCTACACCATAACCTTCCCCTCACTTACATTTGATCACAAAATCACAATATGCAACACATTTATACCTTCAATAATATATCCCTGTATACGTGAACTTTATCCAACTCTactaattgataaaatgatacATATGCTGTATATTATGGCATGTAAGCTGTAACAATTCGATTCAACAAGTGTGAAACTACAAAGTATTAATCAATTGAAACTACAAAGTGAATTCCTATGTCAATTTAAAGTTATAAAgtttgaactaaaaaaataatttacaccaCTGTTGCACATCATTTTAACTTCAAAAAAAGCTGCCACGaattcataatattaaaaaggaaGAAGGACAATAAATTATCAACGGCGAGTGGTGGAAGGAGCAGCCAACAATTGGATGTGTTTTATCTGTTGTCACTTTTTAAGTTATTTCTGTGTTGCCCATTCAAAATGGCATCACTTGTGTTAATATTTAGGATTgtgattcaatttttaaaatcatgaaaacTGTATTGTTTCAAAGAGACAGTTTAAAAAAGGACAGGAGAAAAGTCAAACTCGTCAACAATCACCATCTATTCTTCTTCatattatttagtattttttagtgTAATCTAGATTTTAGTTGCTTAACACAAAAAATGTGTcagctgaaaaaaaaaagttccaatTCCTTTTCTATTCACTCTTTCTCAAAATGGATCTCACCTGTTGGAGCTTCAATTCCTAAGCATTCCCGACATCCCAAAGCGTTCCCCAAAAACATTTTCCGTTAGcatatgttaaaaattatacttattttttattctttgaaagaaatatatttttaaatcaataaaataatttttattaaatgattctattaacaaataaatgtttaaagatgagacataaaatttatttttaattgtgagttttttaatcaaataagcaagttcataattttcaacttatcagtgaattatttaatacttaatatatataataatagtaatttcgATAAACacatctatttttaattataataataccgTATAATGATCTATAAGATGATTtgtaagtaaattttataatagtatttttgatttaaaggttatttttataattattttgattttgatactGATTTTATAAGTAATCAAAAgtagagattaaaaaattaaaggtttCGAGAAGGAATGGAGATTGAAAAAAGTAAAGAGTTTAAAAAGATGCAATAAAGTAAAGATACATGAATTTATAAAAGATGAGAATTAAATATATACACGATGACCTATTCAACCTGTAGCAAATTTTGATGGTAGGCGTTGTCGGTGTGTGAGGAATTAAGTGATAGTGTTTCAACCCCAACAAAATTGGCAGTCGACAACCTTATTTATAAACTTCTAATACTAACGGTTGAATTCTATGATTTTGACATGTGTACAATGATATTTCTAAATATATAGATCTAATGCTACTTGACATCTTCATGTAACTTCTTTATAATTGTGTTAACTGATACTTCGACTGTCGAAAAGATCTTGTTTCTGAGTGCTTTCCAAACCCATGTGCTTTAAGGAAGTTATCGTAATcgtcaattttattcaaaataattccCTTTGATGGCACACTTGTCttcttgaattttaaactaaatttcGATTGCTTTTGAATGGACTCTTTTGTTTCTCTTGAGACAAGTTCATCAAAATTATACATAATTTCCATAGCTTTGACCAATTTTACATAACGAAGATAACACCCTCACAtgagacttcaaagagaaaaaaacacaCATAATATTGAAATACCTGTGCTGGCGTGGGTTATGGGTGAGACATGATGACAATGCTGCATTGCTGCAAAACGAAGAGCCACCAAAGATGGGAAGCACTGTTGACGTGGGTTATGGTTGCCAGAGAAGGGTGTGCCGAATGTGAAGAGAAGAGAAGCTGTGATTTAGGGTTGTTTTACAAAAAGAGCGTGGTCTATGCGTGGTTGAGAGAAAGTAGAGGGGAAAAAACAAGCtaaaacaatgttgttttatcaatttttgtttttttttttaaatagagatTCTGTTGAACTGGTTGAACCCTTTCAACCACTTATTTTTAGAGGTTTCAACGGTTCGTGCCCGGTTCATCCAATTCTTATCCAATTCAATTAGCCATTGGTCTTTGGGGTTCAAACAGACCGGATAGTCCCATCAATTTTTGATTGAACCAGTTGGTCTGGTCTAGTTTTGACAACCATGATTATAACTTATGAATTTCAAGTATGAATTTAATGGactaatatgatattttaaataaatgatccAAAACAAGGTAAGAATCCTCATGAATTCCTAGTTAtttttttgaatgttttttatgaGGATTGAACCCAGTTAATTATGAACtaattgtaagaaaaaaaatttgatcatGACATTGGTACATAGTAGTTTCCATCAAAAGCAGTAAATAGTTTTTGTTGGAGACCAGGAGCACACACACAAGATGAGtattttcttcttaatataCTCCCTCCATTCCTAAATATAAGTCTCGTTCAACTAATTcacatattttaagaaaattggtTAATATATGTAgtaacattaaatttgttaataatttatattattttgtcaaaattaccCTAAGTTTATTGGGACTCACCATCCCTTTTTTTCCACTTAATTACTTTcacacataattaattaatatgtgttaattttcttattcaatCCTTATAAGAGACATAATGTATTTACCCAAAGAGTAAACTTTTTTAGAGTTACTTTTCATTTTCACCATTCAAGAATCACCATTCAATTTCTTAAGATCTAATAGCggtaataaataactaatattaattattatatcccAATAAAATGAATAGTGAAGATTAGTTATTCTTGAAGTAATAAATGAATCTATCCTTAACATGAgtatttggataaaaataattaatttacattaaaaaaaacaacttaaaaagaatagaaaaggataaataaaattgaaaaaaagtcTTGGGGATGGAAGAGGGAGTAGTTTATTCATAAATTGTAAGAGCAACTATAATGTCAGATCTTGAGCTTAAGATCTAGTCTTGTGTTTTTCTTGCAATAAAGGTGTGGTAGAGATATCAAGGGTGGAGAATGGATTCTTGTATAAGAACCTTAAAGATCTCTGCACaagcttaaaaaaataaaatattacttaaaaacaaaaactaaccaaCTCCAACCCgtggaaagaagaaaaaaaaccaacagaagaggaagaataaaaaaaagggggagggaGGCTGGGGAAGGGCAGAAGGAAAAAGGGAGAGGGctggaagaaagaagaagaaaggaagaagaagaggtaggagaaaaaattgaaaaaaaagagagtgaaGGAGAAAGGTGTAAGTGACATGTTGGGGGAAGGATAAAGGTGAAAGTGGTCACTGGGTACACAGTAACGGTAAAAAAATTGGATGAAGAAAGCATGAacaatagcaaaaaaaaaattgatgcacAGTGTAACggtcagaaaaaaaaatctgtacAGTATAAATTGGTTCAATAGTAACAATTTGTACACCCAATTGTCATTCTCATTTTTCATTTGTCAATCTCTATTTTCCAAATTCAAGCtcagttaaatttttttccaaatggatcaaaatcaatttgattgtcaaagttatatatattatataaaattacaacATGCCTCCTTCGACCCAAAATTCACAAAATCGTCCTCCTTttttaccaccaccaccaccaaattattttatgtcaAACACTCAAACCCCTTCTACCGTTAATTCTCAAAGTTCACAAACATTTCTTTCAATCCCATCAAAGAGTCCTACGATGGTTTCAAATGATGATGTTGGTGcgcaattttcataattttctaCCCAAATTGGGCTATACGAGATCGTCGTTGAGGAAATAGGTGGGTCTTCAACAAAAATAAAGTCTCGAGTTGCCTTTGCAGTTAAAGAAGATACAC encodes the following:
- the LOC114370147 gene encoding uncharacterized protein LOC114370147 produces the protein MHKTTLPCGGTDTSSHPPPPQPQILSNPKNDVVFPPTLEPYHLHRRGHEPPSCMVTRAAAAASSWLRHRRIRYFFLVLCSPLLLLVVCAALPFLCAAELCLRRRGSLWGKLLRRGDAADRLRRCEEGCCEEEREEEKGLLHRYLEDQLLLVGSMYECGEEEEEEDSRKVEDIERIGSSSSRIPLLR